The Bradysia coprophila strain Holo2 chromosome IV, BU_Bcop_v1, whole genome shotgun sequence genome includes a region encoding these proteins:
- the LOC119086005 gene encoding uncharacterized protein LOC119086005 — protein MKGKEKKKISWWQWEKDETTNRTEKKQITGTVKKLIDYFVSVYKSFLIHSFINRQQRENFAEDLKYVNLHDDECLVQCDFAENWTNESQDEVSNAHWNQKQISLFTISLRYGCKQYSKVAVSDNLDHSKDTIFAYLYKTMSMVPKYINRIRLWTDGPSNQFKNKYMAATIKAFETKFHKKIIWNYHATAHGKSCVDGIGAVVKNKIKRLVNSRKSVVNCSRDFIDSFNQEPSNIELIEMSFADINKINKTMKLDTVTETAKTIKDISKFHQLQCVDNKIKGFVLSKDGYASLQ, from the exons ATGAAAGGaaaggagaagaaaaaaatttcgtggTGGCAATGGGAAAAAGACGAAACGACCAACAGAACAGAAAAGAAGCAAATAACTGGAACTGTAAAGAAATTGATCGATTACTTCGTCAGTGTTTACAAATCCTTCCTGAtacattcattcataaatcgGCAACAACGTGAGAATTTCGCTGAGGATTTGAAGTACGTGAACTTACACGACGATGAGTGCTTGGTTCAATGTGACTTTGCAGAGAATTGGACAAACGAAAGCCAGGACGAAGTTTCCAATGCGCACTGGAACCAAAAACAG ATAAGCCTGTTTACCATATCGTTGCGGTATGGGTGCAAACAATATTCGAAAGTCGCCGTGTCAGACAACCTGGACCACAGTAAGGACACCATTTTTGCGTATTTGTACAAAACAATGTCGATGGTCCCCAAGTACATTAATCGCATACGGTTGTGGACTGATGGCCCGAGTAATCAGTTTAAGAACAAGTATATGGCGGCCACTATCAAAGCAttcgaaacaaaatttcataaaaaaatcatttggaattACCACGCAACTGCTCATGGTAAATCGTGTGTGGATGGCATTGGTGCTGTGGTGAAAAATAAGATAAAGCGGCTGGTCAATTCTCGAAAGTCTGTGGTGAATTGTTCTAGAGATTTTATTGATTCTTTTAACCAAGAGCCATCGAATATTGAGCTTATTGAAATGTCTTTCGCCGATatcaacaaaatcaacaagACGATGAAACTCGATACAGTCACCGAAACAGCTAAAACCATCAaggacatttcgaaatttcatcAACTGCAGTGTGTTGATAACAAAATTAAAGGGTTTGTGTTGTCCAAAGATGGATACGCATCGttacaataa